One part of the Candidatus Aquiluna sp. UB-MaderosW2red genome encodes these proteins:
- a CDS encoding NUDIX hydrolase: protein MTVYAAGVVLWKPGETDLEIAVVYREKYDDWAFAKGKQDPGELLPETAVREVEEETGIKIRLGRKLAVVNYPLSTGQDKEVHYWVSKVPQKALNKSKFSPNDEIAEVRWLPAQKALEQLSYQHDKDLLEKVIALKAANELETRGLIVLRHAIATPRADWTGEEVKRPLLREGSAQAKRLVPLLSAYGPKRVVSSPWKRCRDTVMPFVDSRKRVLVERSQLSEYGSAKNPKSTSNVIEDLFADSKNALVCTHRPALPHVLKAISDHAVGSLKQQIEAAKTLQPADFIVLRLSLDKKPRVLSTEYVSLESGLSR from the coding sequence ATGACCGTTTATGCGGCGGGAGTGGTTCTCTGGAAGCCTGGCGAAACAGACCTAGAGATAGCAGTGGTCTACCGTGAAAAATATGACGACTGGGCCTTTGCCAAAGGCAAGCAGGATCCCGGAGAGTTGCTTCCAGAAACTGCGGTGCGTGAGGTCGAAGAAGAGACCGGGATCAAGATCAGACTCGGTCGAAAACTAGCGGTAGTTAACTACCCGCTCTCAACCGGTCAAGATAAAGAGGTGCACTACTGGGTTTCCAAGGTGCCCCAAAAGGCTCTAAACAAATCTAAATTTTCACCGAATGACGAAATTGCAGAAGTTCGCTGGCTGCCAGCTCAGAAGGCCCTCGAGCAACTCAGCTATCAGCACGATAAAGACCTGCTGGAAAAAGTAATTGCACTCAAAGCGGCGAACGAACTTGAGACTCGGGGTTTGATAGTGCTTCGGCATGCAATAGCAACCCCCCGGGCGGATTGGACCGGTGAGGAAGTCAAGCGGCCCTTATTACGAGAAGGCTCCGCTCAGGCCAAGCGGTTGGTTCCGCTTTTATCTGCCTATGGCCCCAAGCGGGTAGTTTCGAGCCCTTGGAAACGCTGTCGCGACACCGTGATGCCTTTTGTTGATTCAAGAAAAAGAGTGCTGGTGGAGCGCTCCCAACTATCCGAATATGGCAGTGCGAAAAACCCCAAGTCCACCTCGAACGTAATCGAAGACCTATTTGCAGATTCCAAGAACGCTCTAGTTTGCACTCATCGCCCAGCCTTGCCGCACGTCTTAAAAGCCATTTCCGACCACGCCGTCGGTTCTCTCAAACAGCAAATCGAAGCGGCCAAGACCTTGCAGCCAGCCGACTTCATCGTGTTGCGGCTCTCACTCGATAAAAAGCCCCGTGTCCTCTCCACCGAATACGTCTCGCTGGAGTCTGGGCTATCGAGATAG